One genomic segment of Thermococcus sp. M39 includes these proteins:
- a CDS encoding cation:proton antiporter translates to MNVDTAFMVALVLLLFSAMLTLIRLLLGPTIPDRAVALDSMTTTTAGAMVLYGVITKQAVFIDVALVYAILSYIATLYIARYLVKKKVGIA, encoded by the coding sequence ATGAATGTTGATACTGCATTTATGGTTGCATTGGTTTTGCTTCTGTTTTCAGCAATGTTAACACTAATTAGACTTCTTCTTGGTCCTACAATCCCGGACAGGGCAGTTGCTCTGGATTCAATGACTACAACAACGGCTGGTGCAATGGTTCTCTATGGGGTGATTACAAAGCAAGCGGTGTTCATTGATGTTGCATTGGTGTATGCAATTCTGAGTTACATAGCCACGCTCTACATAGCCCGTTATTTAGTAAAGAAGAAGGTGGGGATAGCATGA
- a CDS encoding 4Fe-4S binding protein, whose protein sequence is MKIPPTLSTVLSNLFKKPATNMFPKTEPVPTPEGFRGKLVYHVDKCVGCKLCVTVCPAGVIEFIPEIKKVTFWLGRCVFCAQCVDVCPVNALEMSNEFLLATYDKYDDNLRWLKDEEIEEMIEAQKSKKVKKYRIIPDKCKGCTLCARKCPQNAITGAPGKVHKIDPNKCVGCGICASVCRFGAIEEYEE, encoded by the coding sequence ATGAAGATACCTCCAACTCTTTCCACTGTCCTTTCAAATCTTTTCAAAAAGCCAGCAACAAATATGTTTCCAAAGACTGAACCTGTTCCAACCCCAGAAGGTTTTAGAGGAAAGCTTGTTTATCACGTTGACAAGTGTGTTGGCTGTAAGCTTTGTGTAACAGTTTGTCCAGCTGGCGTCATCGAATTCATACCAGAAATCAAAAAAGTGACCTTCTGGCTCGGCAGATGTGTATTCTGCGCTCAATGTGTGGATGTATGTCCGGTAAATGCTTTGGAGATGAGCAACGAGTTTCTCCTTGCAACTTACGATAAATACGACGACAACTTGAGATGGCTCAAGGATGAGGAAATTGAGGAAATGATAGAGGCACAAAAGAGCAAAAAAGTCAAGAAATACCGCATAATTCCAGATAAATGTAAAGGATGTACGTTATGTGCAAGGAAGTGTCCACAGAACGCTATAACTGGAGCTCCAGGAAAAGTGCACAAAATTGATCCCAACAAATGTGTTGGCTGTGGCATATGTGCAAGCGTTTGTAGATTCGGAGCTATTGAGGAATATGAAGAGTAG
- the mnhG gene encoding monovalent cation/H(+) antiporter subunit G, whose translation MIEYIITIFLAIGVIFNFLASVGILRFPDVYTRIHAATKCTTFGTIFIVLATVVYSIYNWLPTHDPRWVTIGIHSALVVIFLVLTNPVGAHAIGRAARKSGIRPYGAVIDELEGRL comes from the coding sequence ATGATTGAGTATATAATCACAATTTTCTTGGCAATTGGAGTAATTTTTAACTTCCTTGCAAGCGTTGGAATCCTCAGATTTCCAGACGTTTACACAAGAATTCATGCGGCAACAAAATGTACCACATTTGGGACTATTTTCATAGTTCTTGCAACAGTAGTGTATTCGATTTACAACTGGCTCCCAACACATGACCCAAGATGGGTAACAATAGGAATTCACTCAGCCCTCGTTGTAATCTTTCTAGTACTAACAAACCCAGTTGGTGCCCATGCAATTGGAAGAGCTGCGAGAAAATCGGGAATTAGACCATATGGGGCTGTAATAGATGAGCTGGAGGGGAGGCTATGA
- a CDS encoding Na+/H+ antiporter subunit E, with product MAFVASFLWSFIVYLLLTAGSGDIIAWSKEELIAGFIIASIIGYLTRNIMDEKPSYFFSPRRWVLFVVYVIGPFFFAMAKANLDVAYRVITGKIRPGIVKISPGLTRDESRTLLANSITLTPGTFTLEIDEEGNLYVHWIYVPPGKEKPTPEELCGYLPKWARRIAE from the coding sequence ATGGCGTTTGTGGCATCCTTCCTATGGTCGTTTATTGTATACTTACTGCTTACGGCAGGTTCTGGGGATATAATCGCATGGAGCAAAGAAGAATTAATCGCTGGATTCATCATTGCGTCGATAATAGGATATTTAACACGGAACATAATGGACGAGAAGCCCAGTTACTTCTTCAGCCCAAGGAGATGGGTTCTTTTTGTAGTATATGTGATAGGACCATTTTTCTTTGCAATGGCAAAGGCTAATCTTGATGTAGCTTATAGAGTCATAACAGGAAAAATAAGACCTGGCATTGTTAAAATATCACCTGGACTTACAAGAGATGAAAGCAGGACTCTTTTGGCAAATTCAATTACCCTAACCCCAGGAACGTTTACGCTTGAAATTGACGAAGAGGGCAATTTGTATGTACACTGGATTTATGTCCCGCCCGGAAAGGAAAAACCAACTCCTGAAGAACTTTGTGGTTATCTTCCAAAATGGGCAAGGAGGATTGCGGAATGA
- a CDS encoding hydrogenase subunit MbhD domain-containing protein, translating into MNFMEFFWILQVLIGIGLLVSAIVAIRFKNLIMAVIAMAVFSLILSLEFYVLQAPDVAIAEAGVGACLTTAMYLLAIKNTTDEEVIE; encoded by the coding sequence ATGAACTTTATGGAGTTTTTCTGGATTTTGCAAGTATTAATTGGAATAGGGCTTCTCGTTAGCGCAATAGTTGCTATTAGATTCAAGAACCTTATTATGGCTGTAATTGCCATGGCAGTGTTCAGCTTAATTCTATCACTTGAGTTCTATGTTCTCCAAGCTCCTGATGTAGCTATAGCTGAAGCTGGCGTTGGTGCGTGTCTAACAACGGCAATGTATCTGCTGGCAATAAAGAACACCACTGATGAGGAGGTGATAGAATGA
- the mbhE gene encoding hydrogen gas-evolving membrane-bound hydrogenase subunit E, with product MRTSLGLLAFLGFTLFLLAAMISLRPFGEPPHREMDDWFITHAQIEASANNVVTSIVFDYRGFDTLGEATVLFTAVSGVLMVLRRREVKG from the coding sequence ATGAGGACTTCTCTTGGATTACTGGCTTTCCTCGGCTTCACGCTCTTCCTACTTGCAGCAATGATTAGCCTCAGGCCCTTTGGAGAGCCTCCTCACAGAGAGATGGATGATTGGTTCATAACCCATGCTCAAATTGAAGCCTCAGCTAACAACGTCGTTACGAGCATAGTCTTTGATTACAGAGGTTTCGATACTCTTGGTGAGGCAACTGTTCTGTTTACAGCAGTTTCTGGAGTTTTAATGGTGCTGCGTAGAAGGGAGGTGAAAGGATGA
- a CDS encoding MnhB domain-containing protein encodes MTTTIIKTTTKILAPLILIFGSYIILHGHLTPGGGFQGGAVFASGLALLIVANKYETVKAMLEKVPLNVFESIGALGFLGMACLGFAGYTFFKNVIANSGFPIFGEKTPVGINPGYLNTGGTLSYMNIFVGMKVLAALTSIVLIFFLIMRRERDEW; translated from the coding sequence ATGACAACGACTATCATAAAGACTACAACCAAGATATTAGCACCCTTGATACTCATCTTTGGAAGCTACATAATCCTCCACGGTCACCTTACACCGGGAGGCGGTTTTCAGGGAGGAGCAGTGTTTGCGAGTGGACTAGCGTTGTTGATAGTTGCCAACAAATATGAAACTGTAAAAGCAATGCTTGAAAAAGTTCCCCTCAATGTGTTTGAAAGTATAGGGGCGTTGGGTTTCTTGGGAATGGCATGTTTGGGGTTTGCTGGATATACTTTCTTCAAAAACGTAATCGCAAACAGCGGATTTCCAATCTTTGGAGAGAAGACACCAGTTGGGATAAACCCGGGTTACCTAAACACTGGTGGAACACTGTCCTACATGAACATATTCGTCGGAATGAAGGTTCTCGCTGCACTGACTAGTATCGTGCTAATATTCTTCCTAATCATGAGGAGGGAGAGGGATGAATGGTGA